In one window of Microbacterium natoriense DNA:
- a CDS encoding lipopolysaccharide biosynthesis protein, which produces MSVLLALAARAVSMAISLVCGVLTVRLILGGPGVEYYALYTLVASLPGLISFSDLGSGAVLVNSIAVSDTPRKDPVIKAQLTTVGRIMVGFSGAGMVINAVLYLTGAWSLILGDAGRIPGADLAAFVSLMIFCLGIPFGIWQRVLLGLHKNHWIILIQAAQGPLNLLLVWLLVSFAPPSAGTFLALSSMVSGIMIAMVGFGFALTALAPLLGRAMRDIPSFRRAPGVQVMHVGWPMLVQLVSAPLSVALLRYILAQSGTTHDVAEYGAVGQVFFAINGVVAAGGLALWPLFTRARARGTLNRGPYAIAALFAVGAAVICALVWAVSPWLFDFITDGSLEVSGTTVLAFGLMVVCQAALYPLGMFLMDEAGIRFQMIPVALMTVSTIVLALLVTPVLGTAGPVLANAASVLVFQIVPFAVYTARHRERLMGTTPRPEEEVAT; this is translated from the coding sequence ATGAGCGTCCTGCTCGCACTCGCTGCGAGGGCCGTCTCCATGGCCATCTCCCTCGTCTGCGGCGTGCTCACGGTGCGCTTGATCCTAGGGGGACCCGGCGTCGAGTACTACGCCCTCTACACCCTGGTGGCTTCCCTCCCCGGGCTGATCTCGTTCTCCGATCTGGGTTCGGGCGCTGTGCTCGTGAACAGCATCGCCGTCAGCGACACACCCCGCAAAGACCCGGTGATCAAGGCGCAGCTCACCACTGTGGGACGCATCATGGTCGGGTTCTCCGGCGCTGGCATGGTCATCAACGCCGTCCTCTACCTCACCGGTGCGTGGAGTCTCATCCTCGGCGATGCCGGCCGGATACCGGGAGCGGACCTCGCAGCGTTCGTCTCCCTGATGATCTTCTGCCTCGGCATCCCGTTCGGCATCTGGCAGCGAGTGCTGCTCGGCCTGCACAAGAACCATTGGATCATCCTCATCCAAGCCGCGCAGGGCCCTCTCAACCTGCTGCTGGTCTGGTTGCTGGTCTCCTTCGCTCCCCCGTCGGCCGGCACGTTTCTCGCGCTGTCGTCGATGGTGTCCGGCATCATGATCGCGATGGTCGGCTTCGGCTTCGCACTCACCGCACTCGCTCCGCTGCTGGGTCGGGCGATGCGCGATATTCCGAGTTTCCGCCGGGCACCCGGAGTGCAGGTCATGCATGTCGGCTGGCCCATGCTGGTGCAGCTCGTCTCCGCGCCGCTCTCCGTCGCGCTTCTGCGCTACATCCTCGCCCAGTCCGGCACGACTCATGACGTGGCCGAGTACGGCGCCGTCGGCCAGGTGTTCTTCGCCATCAACGGCGTGGTCGCGGCGGGTGGGCTCGCGCTGTGGCCGCTGTTCACCCGCGCGCGAGCCCGCGGCACTCTGAATCGGGGGCCCTACGCGATCGCGGCGCTCTTCGCCGTCGGAGCCGCGGTGATCTGCGCGCTCGTGTGGGCGGTATCCCCCTGGCTGTTCGACTTCATCACCGACGGCTCGCTGGAGGTGTCCGGCACGACAGTCCTGGCGTTCGGCCTCATGGTGGTGTGCCAGGCGGCGCTCTACCCGCTCGGGATGTTCCTGATGGACGAGGCCGGCATCCGCTTCCAGATGATCCCGGTCGCTCTGATGACGGTGTCGACCATCGTCCTCGCCCTCCTGGTCACGCCCGTTCTCGGCACAGCCGGACCGGTGCTCGCGAACGCGGCATCCGTGCTGGTGTTCCAGATCGTCCCGTTCGCGGTGTACACGGCACGCCACCGTGAACGGCTGATGGGCACGACTCCTCGCCCGGAAGAAGAAGTCGCCACATGA